The DNA sequence AAAAGGGCGAATTCGTCTCCTTCCTCGGGCCATCGGGCTGCGGCAAGACCACCGTGCTGCGCATGATAGCCGGCTTCGAAATCCCGACAGGCGGCTCCATCGTCATCAACGGCAAGGACCAGACGACGCTGCGCCCCAACCAGCGCAATATCGGCATGGTGTTCCAGGCCTATGCGCTGTTCCCGAACATGAATGTCTATGAGAACGTCGCCTTTGGCCTGAAAGTCGCCGGCAAGCCGAAAGCCGAGATCGATGCGCGCGTGAAGGAAATGCTCCAGCTCATCCATCTGGAACATCTGGCAGACCGCTATCCCTACCAGATGTCGGGCGGGCAGCAGCAGCGCGTGGCGCTTGCCCGCGCGCTCGCGCCGAAGCCGGAAGTGCTTCTGCTGGATGAACCGCTCTCCGCGCTCGACGCCAAAATCCGCGTGTCGCTGCGTGAGGAAATCCGCCAGATCCAGCAAAAGCTCGGCATCACCACCATTTTCGTGACCCATGATCAGGAAGAGGCGCTGTCGATCTCCGACCGCATCGTGGTGATGAATGGCGGCCGTGCCGACCAGATCGGCACGCCCTTCGATATCTACAACAAGCCCGCCACCCGCTTCGTCGCCTCCTTCGTCGGCACGCTGAACCTCATCGACGCCACCATCGTCGATTCCGCGTCCAACATCATCCGCGTCGGAGAGCAGCAGATCACGCTCCACAAGCCGGTCGAAGCCGCAAACGGCGAAAAAATCACCCTCGCGCTCCGCCCGGAAGCGGGCTCGCTCGGCAGCGACGCGAAAGGCGATGTCGCCATTTCCGGCGTCGTCACCTCCAGCCAGTTCCTCGGCTCCGTCATCCGCACCCGTCTCGATCTCGGCGGCTCGACCCTGTCTTTCGACATGTTCAATGATCCCGGCACCGCGCCGCCCGCCATTGGCGAACAGGTGACGCTCAAATTCGCAGCCGGCGATCTGATGGTGATCAGGGACTAAACCGCTTTTCTCCATCGGTAGAAGAGGCTAGAGCATTTCCAGTAAAAGTGCGTAGCGGTTTTGCGTCCGGAAAATGCGAAGAAATAAAGATATAGAGCAGGTATTGAATACGAACCTGCATGCCAGCGATATGAGGCCATGATGCGCGCGCTTTTTTACGAACGATTTGGCGAAACCCCTGTCGTCGCATCCCTGCCCGATCCGGAGCCAACCGATGGTGGCGTGGTCATCGAGGTAAAAGCGACAGGCCTCTGCCGCAGCGACTGGCATGGCTGGATGGGGCATGACACGGATATTCGCCTGCCGCATGTTCCAGGCCACGAATTCGCCGGTGTCATCGCCGCGGTCGGCAAGAACGTCACCCGTTTCAAGACAGGCGACCGTGTTACGGTGCCTTTCGTTTCCGGCTGCGGCCACTGCCATGAATGCCGCTCCGGCAACCAGCAGGTCTGCGAGGCGCAGTTCCAGCCGGGCTTCACCCATTGGGGTTCGTTTGCCGAATATGTCGCCATCGATTATGCCGACCAGAACCTCGTGCATCTGCCTGATACGATGAGCTACGCCACCGCTGCCGGCCTCGGCTGCCGTTTCGCCACCTCCTTCCGCGCCGTGACCGATCAGGGGCGCCTGAAGGGTGGCGAATGGCTGGCGGTGCATGGTTGTGGTGGCGTCGGCCTCTCCGCCATCATGATCGGCGCGGGCCTTGGCGCGCAGGTTGTCGCCATCGACATTGCCGAAGACAAGCTCGAACTCGCCCGCCAGCTCGGCGCGACGGCCACCATCAACAGCCGATCGGTCGCCGATGTTTCGGAAGCGGTGCGCGAGGTGACGGGCGGCGGCGCGCATGTGTCAATCGACGCCCTCGGTCATCCGCAGACCTGCTGCAATTCCATCAGCAATCTGCGCCGGCGCGGACGCCATGTTCAGGTTGGCCTCATGTTGGCCGATCACGCCATGCCCGCCATTCCCATGGCTCGGGTCATCGCCCACGAGCTGGAGATTTACGGCAGCCACGGCATGCAGGCATGGCGTTATGAAGACATGCTGGCCATGATCGAAAGCGGCAAGCTTGCACCGGAAAAACTGATCGGCCGCCACATCACCCTCTCCGACGCCATCACGGCCCTGCCCGCCATGGACAGTTTCCAAGAAAGCGGCATCAGCATCATCGACCGGTTCGAATAGTGCAGGCTCCCGCAACCACCTGAGATTCGCAAATTGCGTCCGGTTCAGGCACCCCTGCGCCCGAATGCCCGGACCGGAGCCGCTCCCGGGGCAGACGCATGGGCCGGCGATGCTGCCGGGATATGCGCCGCGTGATCGGTCTGGCTATCGGTCCATTGACGGTTTATCAGCTGTTTCTTGCGGACCTCCAGCGGGTCGGGGGCATCCTCCTCCTGCTGTTGCTTACTTCCCGCAACTGCGGAGGTCGTCGCCAATCGCGAAATCCACCGCACGACCTGCATGCCCTTGTGAACAAGCACAAAGATACCAACAATTCCGACCGCTATGATAATCACGAGGTTCCAGGGCGCGTCGCTGCCCCTCGCCGCCCGCTCCATGCGGTCTTTTGTCGTCGGATCAAAACCAAGCGTCGCCTTCAGCCTGGCGATGTCCGCATCGCTGAGCTTGCTGTACCGCTCTCCACGATACAGCACATAACCGCTCCTATCCCCGCTGTTGAGATAGCCAACGTCGAATGCTTCCCCGTCGCGAAGAAAAGGCTCGTTGTCCGGCAGATCGTAAACGAGATCGACCGTCTCGCCGCCGCCAAATCCGGGGATGACAAAAAACCGAGACCTTCGCGCCTCAGCTTCGCTCACGAATAACGCAGAAAATAGAACCGCAACCGAAAAAAGCGCAACATGCTTCATTCACTCTCTCCAATAACAACGAGAATGACGATAACTGGCATTACTGAATTAATTTAAGATTTATACTTAAAGTAACATCCTAAGGTTAAGACATTTATTATAAGTTCCTAAATTATACAAAATTATTACTTTATATATATTATCTAAGTTATAATAGTATTGTTTTCTAAAGAGGCGGCATGGCGTATTCCGCCAACACTGCAAACCATTGCGCACATAGGGCCCCACGTTAAGCCGCAATCACACGCAATTGCTTTGAGACCAGGGCCGCGATGATGCGACAGAGCGCAACGTCGGCAAACATGACGGATTAGATGCAAGGACCGTGACATGCTGTTTCTCGATAGCGTAACCATGAAAGAAACGCCGGGCGGACGGGACGACTATCCTTTCTCGGTTCCGGCGCTACGCCAGCTGGAACGCCTGGAATTCAAGACGCCGATCACTTTTTTTGCCGGCAATAACGGCTCCGGTAAATCAACGCTTCTGGAAGGATTGGCGGCCGGAATGACGGCCTATGCCATCGGCAACCACGGCCAGGTTTCGGGCGATCTGTACCTTCAGCATGCCGAGACAGTCTCTAAGGCCTTTTATTTCGCCCGCAAGAAATATCCGAAAATCCGCATGTTCATGCGCGCCGAAGATGTGCTTGGCTATATCCGCCGGCTGAATGAAGAGACGCTGGACGATTTTCGCTGGGAGCGGGAAAAAGCCCTGAAAAAAGGCGAGGACTTTCCGGAAGAAACCCCGGAGACCTTTCGCAGGATCGTGAGGAACAACACCATCGACCGGCGGTCGCATGGCGAAGGATTTCTCGATATCATGCAACAGCGGGTGCAT is a window from the Agrobacterium tumefaciens genome containing:
- a CDS encoding ABC transporter ATP-binding protein produces the protein MSFLTLSNIKKSFGSVQVVHDFNMAIEKGEFVSFLGPSGCGKTTVLRMIAGFEIPTGGSIVINGKDQTTLRPNQRNIGMVFQAYALFPNMNVYENVAFGLKVAGKPKAEIDARVKEMLQLIHLEHLADRYPYQMSGGQQQRVALARALAPKPEVLLLDEPLSALDAKIRVSLREEIRQIQQKLGITTIFVTHDQEEALSISDRIVVMNGGRADQIGTPFDIYNKPATRFVASFVGTLNLIDATIVDSASNIIRVGEQQITLHKPVEAANGEKITLALRPEAGSLGSDAKGDVAISGVVTSSQFLGSVIRTRLDLGGSTLSFDMFNDPGTAPPAIGEQVTLKFAAGDLMVIRD
- a CDS encoding zinc-dependent alcohol dehydrogenase family protein, with protein sequence MRALFYERFGETPVVASLPDPEPTDGGVVIEVKATGLCRSDWHGWMGHDTDIRLPHVPGHEFAGVIAAVGKNVTRFKTGDRVTVPFVSGCGHCHECRSGNQQVCEAQFQPGFTHWGSFAEYVAIDYADQNLVHLPDTMSYATAAGLGCRFATSFRAVTDQGRLKGGEWLAVHGCGGVGLSAIMIGAGLGAQVVAIDIAEDKLELARQLGATATINSRSVADVSEAVREVTGGGAHVSIDALGHPQTCCNSISNLRRRGRHVQVGLMLADHAMPAIPMARVIAHELEIYGSHGMQAWRYEDMLAMIESGKLAPEKLIGRHITLSDAITALPAMDSFQESGISIIDRFE
- a CDS encoding AAA family ATPase, translating into MLFLDSVTMKETPGGRDDYPFSVPALRQLERLEFKTPITFFAGNNGSGKSTLLEGLAAGMTAYAIGNHGQVSGDLYLQHAETVSKAFYFARKKYPKIRMFMRAEDVLGYIRRLNEETLDDFRWEREKALKKGEDFPEETPETFRRIVRNNTIDRRSHGEGFLDIMQQRVHGAGLYFLDEPESPLSPQKQLDLAAIIRHAADSGGQLIIATHSPVLLAIPEATIYYFDENGITERLYDELENITFLRRFLDRPSKFISD